In a single window of the Allobranchiibius huperziae genome:
- a CDS encoding AAA family ATPase — protein sequence MLHTVAISGYRSIRDLVLPLTGLDVVTGPNGSGKSNVYRALRLISGLATDSAINALAREGGLGAVLWAGPEFGSGAAHAAGHPAQGTRRKGPVALRLGFSGDGVGYAADLGLPTPMDVGEDSMFRQDPVLKREWVFAGAFPKPSGLLVDRNRQVVRVRDDTWHDLPYPVPGHRSVLSEVADGASAPEVLGLRDTLREWRFYDHLRTDPGAPARLPQVGTRTPVLASDGGDLAAALRTILEFGHGDLLQDVVQDAFTGSRLMIESRDGVFSVGLHQPGMLRVLGAAELSDGTLRFLMLAAALLSLRPPSLMVLNEPETSLHPDLYPALGALMAAAAAQTQLVVVTHASDLATCIENAGRAQVGRLRLDKADGQTRLPDFGMLTTPPWEWPRR from the coding sequence GTGCTGCACACCGTCGCCATCTCGGGCTATCGCTCCATCCGCGACCTGGTGCTGCCCCTGACCGGTCTCGACGTGGTCACCGGGCCCAACGGCAGCGGCAAGTCCAACGTCTACCGGGCGCTGCGCCTGATCAGCGGCCTGGCGACCGACAGCGCGATCAACGCCCTGGCACGGGAGGGCGGCCTGGGGGCCGTGCTGTGGGCCGGTCCGGAGTTCGGCTCCGGCGCCGCGCACGCGGCCGGACACCCGGCGCAGGGCACCCGACGCAAGGGGCCCGTCGCGCTGCGGCTGGGCTTCTCCGGCGACGGGGTCGGGTACGCGGCGGACCTCGGGCTGCCCACTCCGATGGACGTCGGCGAGGACTCGATGTTCCGCCAGGATCCGGTGCTCAAACGGGAGTGGGTCTTCGCCGGGGCGTTCCCCAAGCCGTCGGGACTCCTGGTGGACCGCAACCGGCAGGTGGTGCGGGTGCGCGACGACACCTGGCACGACCTGCCGTATCCCGTCCCCGGGCACCGCAGCGTGCTGTCCGAGGTCGCGGACGGGGCGAGTGCGCCGGAGGTGCTGGGTCTGCGGGACACGTTGCGGGAGTGGCGTTTCTACGACCATCTGCGCACCGACCCGGGTGCTCCGGCTCGACTGCCGCAGGTCGGCACCCGCACCCCGGTCCTGGCGTCGGACGGTGGCGACCTCGCCGCGGCCCTGCGGACCATCCTCGAGTTCGGCCACGGCGATCTGCTGCAGGACGTCGTGCAGGACGCGTTCACCGGTTCGCGGCTCATGATCGAGTCGCGGGACGGCGTCTTCTCCGTGGGGCTGCATCAACCGGGCATGCTGCGGGTGCTCGGGGCCGCCGAGCTGTCCGACGGCACCCTGCGGTTCCTGATGCTCGCCGCAGCGCTGCTGAGCCTGCGCCCGCCCTCGCTGATGGTGCTCAACGAACCCGAGACCAGCCTGCATCCCGACCTCTACCCGGCCCTCGGCGCGTTGATGGCCGCGGCCGCCGCCCAAACCCAGCTCGTCGTGGTGACGCATGCGTCCGACCTCGCCACGTGCATCGAGAACGCCGGCCGTGCGCAGGTCGGGCGGTTGCGGTTGGACAAGGCCGACGGGCAGACCCGGTTGCCCGACTTCGGGATGCTGACCACCCCGCCCTGGGAGTGGCCGCGCCGCTGA
- a CDS encoding DinB family protein, with the protein MTTTPDSHDARVDPPHAASEFETLLGFLDYHRDTLMMKVDGLSPAQLQATHPPSTLTLGGLMAHLALVEDNWSGEVLLGADPVEPWASADWDGDSDWEMTTAAGRSVQQLQAQYAESRSRSDAILRELAASPTALDTLSARPSRRTGELFSLRWVILHLIEEYARHNGHADLIRESVDGVTGE; encoded by the coding sequence ATGACCACCACGCCGGACTCGCACGATGCGCGAGTCGATCCGCCGCACGCCGCGAGCGAGTTCGAGACGCTCCTCGGCTTCCTCGACTACCACCGCGACACCCTGATGATGAAGGTCGACGGCCTGTCGCCGGCCCAGCTGCAGGCGACCCACCCGCCCTCGACGCTCACGCTGGGCGGTCTGATGGCACACCTGGCGCTCGTGGAGGACAACTGGAGCGGTGAGGTGCTGCTCGGCGCCGACCCGGTCGAGCCCTGGGCGTCCGCTGACTGGGACGGCGACAGCGACTGGGAGATGACGACCGCGGCAGGCAGGAGCGTGCAGCAACTGCAGGCTCAATACGCCGAGTCCAGGTCGCGCAGCGACGCCATCCTGCGCGAGCTGGCGGCCTCGCCGACCGCTTTGGACACGTTGAGCGCACGACCGAGCCGTCGTACCGGAGAGCTCTTCTCGCTGCGCTGGGTCATCCTGCATCTGATCGAGGAGTACGCCCGGCACAACGGGCATGCCGACCTGATCCGCGAGTCGGTCGACGGCGTCACCGGCGAGTGA
- a CDS encoding Gfo/Idh/MocA family protein → MNVGVIGVGVISAQYFAQFPSLPGLTLVAVADIDEARAAEVAAAQGVRALGVDALLAAPDIDVVLNLTIPAVHVDVSMRALRAGKHVFTEKPLGLTPQEAAPMLQLARSSGLRVGSAPDTVLGTGVQTARALLDSGAVGDPVAASVQWASPGHELWHPHPQFYYQPGGGPLFDMAPYYLSTLITLFGPVVRVSGVTRRSSRERTVATGPEATAAVPVQVDTHVSAILEHRDGVTSTVTVSFEVWASRTPLFEVYGTSGTIAVPDPNWFAEPVEVWTTATGDWAGVEVSAGYPDAGRGVGLADMARAIETDRPHRASGDLAFHVLEIMDAVLLSAGRHQVVHLVSTVERPEPVPKGSSPATW, encoded by the coding sequence ATGAACGTGGGTGTGATCGGCGTCGGCGTCATCAGTGCGCAGTACTTCGCCCAGTTCCCCTCACTGCCGGGTCTGACCCTGGTCGCCGTCGCCGACATCGACGAGGCTCGCGCGGCCGAGGTGGCCGCTGCGCAGGGTGTGCGGGCGCTCGGTGTGGACGCGTTGCTCGCCGCCCCGGACATCGATGTCGTCCTGAATCTCACGATTCCCGCCGTGCACGTCGACGTGAGCATGCGGGCGCTGCGGGCCGGCAAGCACGTCTTCACGGAGAAGCCCCTCGGCCTGACCCCGCAGGAAGCGGCTCCGATGCTGCAGCTGGCCCGTTCGTCGGGTCTGCGGGTCGGAAGCGCCCCGGACACCGTCCTCGGCACAGGCGTCCAGACGGCGCGCGCGCTGCTCGACAGCGGCGCGGTCGGCGACCCCGTCGCTGCGTCCGTCCAGTGGGCCTCGCCCGGCCACGAGCTCTGGCACCCGCACCCGCAGTTCTACTACCAGCCCGGCGGCGGCCCGCTCTTCGACATGGCGCCGTACTACCTCAGCACCCTCATCACCCTCTTCGGTCCGGTCGTGCGGGTCAGCGGTGTCACGCGCAGGTCGAGCCGTGAGCGCACGGTGGCGACCGGCCCCGAGGCGACCGCCGCCGTCCCGGTGCAGGTCGACACCCATGTGAGCGCCATCCTGGAGCACCGCGACGGCGTCACGTCGACCGTCACCGTCAGCTTCGAGGTCTGGGCCTCCCGCACTCCCCTGTTCGAGGTGTACGGCACCAGCGGCACCATCGCCGTCCCGGACCCGAACTGGTTCGCAGAGCCCGTCGAGGTCTGGACGACCGCGACCGGGGACTGGGCTGGGGTCGAGGTGTCGGCGGGCTACCCGGACGCGGGGCGGGGGGTGGGGCTCGCCGACATGGCACGTGCCATCGAGACCGACCGCCCGCACCGCGCATCCGGCGACCTGGCGTTCCACGTGCTGGAGATCATGGACGCCGTCCTGCTGTCGGCCGGGCGACATCAGGTCGTGCACCTGGTCAGCACCGTCGAACGACCGGAGCCGGTGCCGAAGGGATCGTCACCGGCCACCTGGTAG
- a CDS encoding HhH-GPD-type base excision DNA repair protein produces the protein MTTLRIAQDERADELLSTDPFALLVGMLLDQQYPMEHAFRGPAKIMDRFGSLDPARIAEQDPEAWADLCSTPPAIHRYGRSMAGRVQELAVVVRDQYEGDASRLWTTAGDAGELLRRLQALPGFGQQKARIFAALLGKQLNVRPAGWREAIGPYAEDGSRRSVADVVGPESLQQVRDFKKAAKKQAKAAAAGD, from the coding sequence ATGACGACGCTGCGGATTGCCCAGGACGAGCGCGCGGACGAACTGCTCAGCACCGACCCGTTCGCGTTGCTCGTCGGGATGCTGTTGGACCAGCAGTACCCGATGGAGCATGCGTTCCGGGGCCCGGCCAAGATCATGGATCGGTTCGGCTCGCTGGATCCGGCGCGGATCGCCGAACAGGACCCGGAGGCCTGGGCCGATCTGTGCTCCACCCCGCCGGCCATCCACCGCTACGGGCGCTCGATGGCGGGCCGGGTGCAGGAGCTCGCGGTCGTCGTGCGCGACCAGTACGAGGGCGACGCCTCCCGGCTCTGGACGACCGCGGGCGATGCGGGCGAATTGCTGCGCCGCCTGCAGGCACTGCCCGGCTTCGGCCAGCAGAAGGCGCGGATCTTCGCGGCCCTGCTCGGCAAGCAGCTCAACGTCCGGCCGGCGGGATGGCGTGAGGCGATCGGCCCGTACGCCGAGGACGGCAGCCGCCGCTCGGTCGCGGACGTCGTCGGGCCCGAATCGCTGCAGCAGGTGCGCGACTTCAAGAAGGCGGCGAAGAAGCAGGCGAAGGCCGCGGCTGCCGGCGACTGA
- a CDS encoding ThuA domain-containing protein: protein MTAATDPTRSALIVRGGWDGHQPVQTTDSMIPFLQDNGFSVRVEESPAVYTDADYMGTVDLILQTNTMNSIADDELAGLQAAVLGGAGLGGWHGGIVDSYRDSADYLHMMGGQFAHHAAKHPALRTGEQSDNYLPFTVQITPAGRAHPITRGVADFDLETELYWVLTDEHNEVLATVTQPARPWDAWHRPVTFPAIWTRQWGKGRVFVSTPGHTLSILDHPDVRAIVQRGLLWAAR from the coding sequence ATGACCGCCGCGACGGATCCGACCCGCAGCGCGCTGATCGTCCGCGGCGGATGGGACGGCCACCAGCCGGTGCAGACGACCGACTCGATGATCCCGTTCCTGCAGGACAACGGTTTCAGCGTCCGGGTCGAGGAGTCGCCGGCCGTTTACACCGACGCCGACTACATGGGCACGGTGGATCTGATCCTGCAGACCAACACGATGAACTCCATCGCCGACGACGAATTGGCGGGCCTGCAGGCCGCGGTCCTGGGCGGCGCGGGACTGGGCGGTTGGCACGGCGGCATCGTCGACTCCTACCGCGACAGCGCGGACTACCTGCACATGATGGGCGGCCAGTTCGCCCACCATGCCGCCAAGCACCCCGCGCTGCGCACCGGCGAGCAGTCCGACAACTACCTCCCGTTCACCGTGCAGATCACACCGGCGGGTCGGGCCCACCCCATCACCCGGGGCGTCGCGGACTTCGATCTGGAGACGGAGCTGTACTGGGTGCTCACGGACGAGCACAACGAGGTGCTCGCCACCGTCACCCAGCCGGCCCGTCCGTGGGACGCGTGGCACCGGCCGGTCACGTTCCCTGCCATCTGGACGAGGCAATGGGGCAAGGGCAGGGTGTTCGTCTCGACCCCCGGCCACACCCTGTCGATCCTGGATCACCCCGACGTACGCGCCATCGTGCAGCGCGGTCTGCTGTGGGCCGCGCGATGA
- a CDS encoding DNA gyrase/topoisomerase IV subunit A — MARGTKTPPPADDFVENITDIDVQDEMQTAYLEYAYSVIYSRAIPDARDGLKPVQRRILFSMDELGLRPDRSHVKSSRVIGEVMGKYHPHGDQPIYDSLVRLAQDFTMRLPLVDGHGNFGSLDQGPAAARYTEARLAPASMTMVAALDEDTVDFEPNYDEQFQQPTVLPAAFPALLVNGASGIAVGMATNMAPHNLVEVVDAARHLISHPDCSLDDLMKFVPGPDLPCGGQIVGLDGIRDAYLSGRGSFRTRATVRIENVTPRRKGIVVTELPYLVGPEKVIDKVKDLVQGKRLQGIADLKDLSDRTKGLQLVIEIKNGFNPEAVLEQLYRLTPMEESFGINNVALVDGQPRTLGLKELLKVYVDFRIDVVRRRTQYRLDKRLDRLHLVEGLLIAILDIDEVIQVIRTSDDSGAARSRLIEVFDLSEAQANYILDLQLRRLTRVSRIELEKEQQELLEAIEALRAILADEKLLHRTVSSELAEISKTHGTPRRTTLLESSGTPAAAASLEVADDPCHVLLSSTGLLARTTTADPLPEGGTRRKHDVVVAGVSTTARGEFGMVTSTGRLVRVSAIDLPTMPPTSGAPVLSGGAPVGAYVDLTPGEQVLTLTSLRADSPGLALGSRQGVVKRVNTDYPSKDTFELITLKEGDSLIGAVELRTGTEELIFVTTEAQLLHFNADLVRPQGRSGGGMAGIKLGSGDTAVWFGAVDPQLPNAVVTVAGSADALPGMDSATPGSVKVTAFEVYPGKGRATGGVRAQRFVRGENVLVLAWVGPTPPRAAGPTGTPVDLPEPDDRRDGSGAPAGGPIAAVGGTPR; from the coding sequence ATGGCGCGCGGCACCAAGACACCACCTCCCGCGGACGACTTCGTGGAGAACATCACCGACATCGACGTCCAGGACGAGATGCAGACGGCGTACCTGGAGTACGCGTACTCGGTCATCTACTCCCGCGCCATCCCGGACGCGCGCGACGGCCTCAAACCGGTGCAGCGGCGCATCCTCTTCTCGATGGACGAGCTGGGCCTGCGCCCGGACCGCTCGCACGTGAAGTCCTCGCGGGTCATCGGCGAGGTGATGGGCAAGTACCACCCGCACGGTGACCAGCCGATCTACGACAGTCTCGTGCGACTCGCCCAGGACTTCACGATGCGCCTGCCGCTGGTCGACGGGCACGGCAACTTCGGGTCGCTGGACCAGGGCCCGGCGGCCGCGCGGTACACCGAGGCCCGCCTGGCCCCGGCGTCCATGACGATGGTCGCGGCGCTGGATGAGGACACCGTCGACTTCGAGCCCAACTACGACGAGCAGTTCCAGCAGCCGACCGTACTGCCCGCGGCGTTCCCCGCCCTCCTGGTCAACGGCGCGAGCGGCATCGCCGTCGGGATGGCGACCAACATGGCGCCGCACAACCTGGTCGAGGTCGTCGACGCGGCACGCCACCTGATCTCCCACCCGGACTGCTCCCTGGACGACCTGATGAAGTTCGTGCCCGGTCCGGACCTGCCGTGCGGCGGGCAGATCGTCGGCCTGGACGGCATCCGGGACGCCTACCTCTCCGGTCGCGGCAGCTTCCGCACCCGGGCCACTGTGCGCATCGAGAACGTCACTCCCCGCCGCAAGGGGATCGTGGTCACCGAGCTGCCCTACCTCGTCGGGCCCGAGAAGGTCATCGACAAGGTCAAGGACCTGGTGCAGGGCAAGCGGCTGCAGGGCATCGCCGATCTGAAGGACCTCTCGGACCGCACGAAGGGTCTGCAGCTGGTCATCGAGATCAAGAACGGCTTCAACCCCGAGGCGGTGCTCGAACAGCTCTACCGGCTCACCCCGATGGAGGAGTCCTTCGGCATCAACAACGTGGCGCTGGTCGACGGCCAGCCGCGCACGCTGGGCCTGAAGGAGCTGCTGAAGGTCTACGTCGACTTCCGCATCGACGTCGTACGCCGCCGCACCCAGTACCGCCTCGACAAGCGGCTCGACCGGCTGCACCTGGTCGAGGGTCTGCTGATCGCGATCCTGGACATCGACGAGGTCATCCAGGTCATCCGCACCTCGGACGACTCCGGCGCCGCGCGGTCCCGGCTGATCGAGGTCTTCGACCTGTCGGAGGCGCAGGCCAACTACATCCTCGACCTGCAGCTGCGCCGACTGACCAGGGTCTCCCGGATCGAGCTGGAGAAGGAGCAGCAGGAGCTCCTCGAGGCGATCGAGGCGCTGCGGGCGATCCTGGCCGACGAGAAGCTGCTGCACCGCACGGTGTCCAGCGAGTTGGCCGAGATCTCCAAAACCCATGGCACGCCACGTCGTACGACGCTGTTGGAGTCCTCCGGCACACCTGCGGCGGCCGCGTCGCTGGAGGTCGCCGACGACCCCTGTCACGTGCTGCTGTCCTCCACCGGGCTGCTCGCGCGCACCACCACCGCCGACCCGCTGCCCGAGGGGGGCACCCGGCGCAAGCACGACGTGGTGGTGGCCGGGGTGTCGACAACGGCGCGGGGCGAGTTCGGCATGGTGACCTCCACCGGCCGGTTGGTGCGTGTCTCGGCGATCGACCTGCCGACCATGCCTCCGACCAGCGGTGCGCCGGTCCTGTCCGGCGGCGCACCCGTCGGCGCGTACGTCGACCTGACCCCCGGCGAGCAGGTGCTCACCCTGACGTCGCTGCGCGCGGACTCACCCGGGCTGGCGCTCGGCTCGCGTCAGGGTGTGGTCAAGCGGGTCAACACCGACTACCCGAGCAAGGACACCTTCGAGCTGATCACGCTCAAGGAGGGCGACTCCCTTATCGGCGCGGTGGAGCTGCGCACCGGCACCGAGGAGCTCATCTTCGTCACCACCGAGGCGCAGCTGCTGCACTTCAACGCCGATCTCGTGCGCCCGCAGGGGCGTTCGGGTGGCGGAATGGCCGGCATCAAGCTCGGCAGCGGTGACACCGCCGTGTGGTTCGGCGCAGTGGACCCGCAGCTGCCGAACGCCGTCGTGACCGTCGCCGGCAGTGCGGACGCCCTCCCCGGGATGGACAGCGCGACCCCCGGATCGGTCAAGGTCACCGCCTTCGAGGTGTATCCCGGCAAGGGACGTGCCACCGGCGGCGTGCGGGCGCAACGTTTCGTACGCGGTGAGAACGTGCTCGTGCTGGCCTGGGTCGGTCCGACTCCCCCGCGTGCCGCCGGACCGACCGGTACGCCGGTGGACCTGCCCGAGCCCGACGACCGTCGCGACGGCAGCGGTGCACCTGCGGGCGGTCCGATCGCGGCCGTCGGAGGCACGCCCCGCTGA
- a CDS encoding DUF1990 family protein: MPAHLDQQPLTYAPVGLTRGITPVPEGMHASGTSRIVGGPEVFERACDFVLGLGMQRAVGARVQAPDRPLEVGDTVVMTLGVRGRGLRIPTRVVHVVRETDRRGFAYGTLPGHPERGEELFLVERLASGETRVSVSAVSAPGRWFTRLAGPLGRGVQRAASWRYVDSVRRHCRAG, encoded by the coding sequence GTGCCCGCACACCTGGACCAGCAGCCCCTGACGTATGCGCCCGTGGGCCTGACCCGCGGGATCACGCCGGTGCCGGAGGGGATGCACGCGAGCGGCACCTCCCGGATCGTCGGCGGACCGGAGGTCTTCGAGCGGGCGTGCGACTTCGTGCTCGGGCTCGGCATGCAACGTGCCGTGGGGGCCCGGGTGCAGGCGCCCGACCGTCCGCTCGAGGTGGGGGACACCGTCGTGATGACCCTCGGTGTGCGAGGTCGGGGACTGCGGATCCCGACCCGGGTGGTCCACGTGGTGCGGGAGACCGACCGGCGCGGCTTCGCCTACGGCACGTTGCCGGGCCATCCCGAACGCGGGGAGGAGCTCTTCCTCGTCGAGCGGCTGGCCTCCGGTGAGACGAGGGTGAGCGTCTCGGCGGTGTCGGCGCCGGGGCGGTGGTTCACCCGGCTGGCCGGGCCGCTTGGTCGAGGGGTGCAGCGCGCCGCCAGCTGGCGGTACGTCGACTCGGTGCGGCGGCACTGCCGCGCCGGCTGA
- the dinB gene encoding DNA polymerase IV codes for MSILHADLDSFYASVEQRDDPSLRDRPMAVGGGILLAASYEAKACGVRTAMSERAARSLCPDLVVVPPRMSAYTQASRAVFEVFHDITPVVEGISIDEAFLDVGGLRRLVGPPELIARTVRSRVRSEVGLPISVGVAQTKFVAKIASAVSKPDGLLVVPAGGETAFLHPLPIERLWGVGKVTSAKLHARGIATIGQLAAAREDAVVGELGAAAGHHLWALANVRDPRPVMPGRRRRSMGAQRAIGGRPRTGDELDEILMGLVEKVCGRLRDSGRWGATFTLRLRLADFNRITRSRTLPLPSAATQTFLRVGRELLEQVSPLIADRGITLLGITIAGLTTPDRLQPMLPFDAVESGRVDQTLDEIRERFGNTALTRGVHVGRSGGWEMPRLPE; via the coding sequence GTGTCCATCCTGCACGCCGACCTGGACTCGTTCTACGCCTCGGTCGAGCAGCGCGACGACCCGTCGCTGCGCGACCGCCCGATGGCGGTGGGCGGGGGCATCCTGCTCGCGGCCAGCTACGAGGCCAAGGCCTGCGGCGTGCGGACGGCGATGAGCGAGCGGGCGGCGCGCAGTCTGTGCCCGGATCTGGTGGTGGTACCACCGCGGATGAGCGCGTACACCCAGGCCAGTCGGGCTGTGTTCGAGGTGTTCCACGACATCACGCCGGTGGTCGAGGGGATCTCCATCGACGAGGCGTTCCTGGACGTCGGGGGACTGCGGCGCCTCGTGGGACCACCGGAGCTGATCGCGCGCACGGTGCGGTCGCGGGTGCGCTCCGAGGTCGGGCTGCCGATCTCGGTGGGGGTCGCGCAGACCAAGTTCGTCGCGAAGATCGCGAGCGCGGTGTCCAAACCCGACGGGCTGCTCGTCGTACCGGCAGGTGGTGAGACCGCGTTCCTGCATCCGCTGCCGATCGAGCGGCTGTGGGGAGTGGGCAAGGTGACGTCCGCCAAGTTGCACGCGCGCGGGATCGCGACGATCGGCCAGCTCGCGGCCGCGCGGGAGGACGCCGTGGTGGGGGAGCTGGGCGCCGCAGCGGGTCACCACCTGTGGGCGCTGGCGAACGTCCGCGACCCGCGACCGGTGATGCCCGGGCGTCGGCGCCGGTCGATGGGTGCCCAACGGGCGATCGGCGGACGGCCGCGTACCGGCGACGAGCTCGACGAGATCCTGATGGGACTGGTGGAGAAGGTGTGCGGGCGGCTGCGCGACTCAGGGCGGTGGGGAGCGACGTTCACCCTGCGGCTGCGCCTCGCCGACTTCAACCGGATCACCCGCTCGCGCACCCTGCCGCTGCCGTCGGCGGCCACCCAGACGTTCCTGCGGGTCGGTCGGGAGCTGCTGGAGCAGGTGTCGCCACTCATTGCAGATCGTGGGATCACGTTGCTGGGCATCACGATCGCCGGTCTGACGACTCCTGATCGGTTGCAGCCCATGCTGCCGTTCGACGCGGTCGAATCCGGTCGGGTCGATCAGACGCTGGATGAGATCCGGGAGCGTTTCGGCAACACGGCGCTCACCCGCGGCGTGCACGTCGGGCGGTCGGGCGGTTGGGAGATGCCGAGACTGCCGGAGTGA
- a CDS encoding GH1 family beta-glucosidase translates to MSTSTDRAADRGDGLRFPDGFVIGSATASYQIEGAVEADGRGTSIWDTFSHTPGKTLDGDTGDVADDHYHRVEADLDLMQSLNLHAYRFSIAWPRIQPTGRGPANQAGLDFYSRLIDGLIARGITPVATLYHWDLPQALQDEGGWTNRETALAFAEYARIVGQALGDRVAIWTTLNEPWCAAFLGHASGVHAPGLTDPSAALQAAHHLNLAHGLAIEQLRAVVTNDPQFSVTLNLHMLRGSGPTGDEAVRRLDAVGNRIFTGPLLHGAYPADLLRDTASITDWSFVQEGDAEIIHQKIDALGVNYYSTSLVRVWDGRGERQRADGHVAGDASPWPGDDDIEFLAQPGPHTSMGWNIDPSGLEDLLLAVHAEFPGLPLLVTENGAAFEDTVTTEETGPAVHDADRVDYLRRHLTAVHRAVERGADLRGYFVWSLLDNFEWALGYSKRFGIVRVDYDTLERLPKDSAHWYAELAATRAIPAASPDAEPSLSVGD, encoded by the coding sequence ATGAGCACGAGCACAGACAGAGCGGCCGACCGAGGTGACGGGCTGAGGTTCCCGGACGGTTTCGTCATCGGCTCGGCCACGGCGTCGTACCAGATCGAGGGCGCCGTCGAGGCGGACGGACGTGGCACGAGCATCTGGGACACCTTCAGCCACACGCCCGGCAAGACCCTCGACGGCGACACCGGCGACGTGGCCGACGACCACTACCACCGGGTCGAGGCCGACCTGGACCTGATGCAGTCGCTCAACCTGCACGCCTACCGGTTCTCCATCGCCTGGCCGCGCATCCAGCCGACCGGTCGCGGCCCGGCCAACCAGGCGGGCCTCGACTTCTACTCCCGGCTGATCGACGGACTCATCGCGCGCGGCATCACCCCCGTCGCCACGCTCTACCACTGGGATCTGCCCCAGGCGCTGCAGGACGAGGGCGGCTGGACCAACCGCGAGACGGCGCTGGCGTTCGCCGAATACGCCCGCATCGTGGGTCAGGCGCTGGGTGACCGGGTCGCGATCTGGACGACCCTGAACGAGCCGTGGTGCGCGGCGTTCCTCGGGCACGCGTCCGGTGTGCACGCACCCGGCCTCACCGATCCGTCGGCGGCGCTGCAGGCAGCGCACCACCTGAATCTCGCGCATGGGCTGGCCATCGAGCAGTTGCGCGCCGTGGTGACCAACGACCCGCAGTTCTCGGTCACGTTGAACCTGCACATGCTGCGTGGATCGGGGCCGACGGGGGACGAGGCCGTACGACGTCTGGACGCGGTCGGCAACCGCATCTTCACCGGACCGCTCCTGCACGGCGCGTACCCCGCCGACCTGCTGCGCGACACCGCGTCCATCACCGACTGGTCCTTCGTGCAGGAGGGTGACGCCGAGATCATCCACCAGAAGATCGACGCCCTCGGCGTCAACTACTACTCGACGTCGTTGGTGCGGGTGTGGGACGGGCGCGGCGAGCGCCAGAGGGCGGACGGTCACGTCGCCGGTGACGCGTCACCGTGGCCGGGTGACGACGACATCGAGTTCCTCGCGCAGCCGGGTCCTCACACCTCGATGGGGTGGAACATCGATCCGAGCGGGCTCGAGGACCTGCTGCTCGCCGTGCACGCGGAGTTCCCGGGACTTCCGCTGCTCGTGACCGAGAACGGCGCCGCGTTCGAGGACACGGTGACGACCGAGGAGACCGGTCCGGCCGTGCACGACGCGGACCGGGTGGACTATCTCAGGCGGCACCTCACCGCGGTACACCGCGCCGTCGAGCGGGGCGCGGATCTGCGGGGGTACTTCGTGTGGTCGCTGCTGGACAACTTCGAGTGGGCACTCGGTTACTCCAAGCGGTTCGGCATCGTTCGCGTCGACTACGACACCCTGGAGCGGCTGCCCAAGGACAGCGCGCACTGGTATGCCGAGCTCGCCGCCACCCGCGCGATTCCCGCCGCCTCGCCGGATGCGGAGCCTTCGCTGTCGGTCGGCGACTGA
- a CDS encoding LacI family DNA-binding transcriptional regulator encodes MTTRNVSPRRATLAEIAMDASVSMSTVSKVLNGRPGVSEPVRIRVENLLAAASYQRRTDEKSHSGFIELVFAGPFNIQAGWTTALLAGVDRVARENGISVLLTVSGEHHGPAPEWIVGATTRNPAGVILVSSELSDDSKRRLRTRNIPFVIIDPAGDPALDVASVGSANWSGALMATQHLIELGHRRIGLITGSDDIMSSHARTSGYRTALARAGIEIDPGLIIAGRYEYEDGVQGGARLLAAADRPSAIFTANDQQAFGVYEAARSLGISVPNDLSIVGFDDIEAARWMTPQLTTVRQPLTEMAEQATRFLLQLRNDGDPSTMRLEMATSLVVRGSTAPPSRQLTAT; translated from the coding sequence ATGACCACGCGAAACGTTTCGCCTCGACGGGCGACACTTGCAGAGATCGCCATGGACGCATCGGTCTCCATGTCGACGGTCTCGAAGGTGCTCAACGGTCGTCCGGGTGTCTCGGAGCCGGTGCGCATCCGTGTCGAGAACCTCCTCGCGGCGGCCAGCTATCAGCGGCGCACCGACGAGAAGTCCCACTCCGGCTTCATCGAGCTGGTCTTCGCAGGCCCGTTCAACATCCAGGCCGGATGGACCACGGCATTGCTGGCAGGGGTGGACCGTGTCGCTCGGGAGAACGGGATCAGCGTCCTGCTCACCGTCAGCGGCGAGCACCACGGACCAGCGCCGGAGTGGATCGTCGGCGCGACCACACGGAATCCTGCGGGGGTCATCCTGGTCTCCTCCGAGCTGTCGGACGACTCCAAACGACGGCTGCGCACCCGGAACATCCCGTTCGTCATCATCGACCCGGCCGGAGATCCGGCCCTCGACGTCGCGTCCGTCGGCTCGGCCAACTGGTCCGGCGCGCTGATGGCCACCCAGCACCTGATCGAGCTCGGACACCGCAGGATCGGTCTGATCACCGGGTCGGACGACATCATGAGCTCGCACGCGCGCACCTCCGGCTACCGCACCGCACTGGCGAGGGCCGGGATCGAGATCGACCCGGGGCTGATCATCGCCGGTCGGTACGAGTACGAGGACGGAGTCCAGGGCGGCGCCCGGCTGCTGGCCGCCGCCGACCGCCCCAGCGCGATCTTCACCGCGAACGACCAGCAGGCGTTCGGCGTCTACGAAGCCGCCCGGTCCCTCGGGATCAGCGTTCCGAACGACCTGTCCATCGTGGGGTTCGACGACATCGAAGCCGCCCGGTGGATGACGCCGCAACTGACGACGGTGCGCCAACCACTGACCGAGATGGCCGAGCAGGCGACCCGATTCCTTCTGCAGCTGCGCAATGACGGCGATCCGTCGACGATGCGCCTGGAGATGGCGACCAGCCTGGTCGTCCGAGGAAGTACCGCCCCTCCGAGCAGGCAGCTGACGGCGACATGA